A stretch of DNA from Pseudonocardia hierapolitana:
CCCCTGATGCGGGCCGGACTGCGCACCGTCCTGGAGGCCGGCGGCGCCGTCGAGGTGGTCGGGCAGGCCGAGGACGGCGCGGCGATGCTCGCGTGCGTCGACGCGCACCGGCCGGATGTCGTCCTGGTCGACGTGCAGATGCCCGGCGTCGGCGGGCTGGAGGCGCTGCGCGTGCTGTGCGCGCGCCCCGACGCGCCGGCCGCGGCCGTCCTCACCACCTTCGACCTCGACGACTACGTCGCCGAGGCGTTGCGGCTGGGCGTGCAGGGGTTCCTGCTCAAGGACGCCGAGCCGGACGCGCTGGTTCGCGCCGTGCTCGATCTGGCGGCAGGCGGCGCCGTGCTCGACCCGCGGATCACCGCCCGGCTGCTGCCACGGCTCGCGGCCGGCACCGCGCGGCCCCGCTCGTCCAAGCTCGCCGATCTGACACCCCGCGAGCTGCAGGTGCTGCGCGGGCTCGCCGCCGGCGACTCCAACGCGGCGATCGGGGATCGGCTCGGGCTCGCCGAGGCCACCGTCAAGAAGTACGTGTCGGCACTCCTGATCAAGCTCGGCGCGGAGAACCGCGTGCAAGCCGCGTTGCTCGCCCAGGGATGGGGGTTGTCGTGACAGTGTTCCGGGTTCCGCCACCGGTGCGGCGGGTGCTCGTCGAGCTGCCCGCCGTCGTTCTCCCGGCCA
This window harbors:
- a CDS encoding response regulator, with the protein product MPVRVVLADDEPLMRAGLRTVLEAGGAVEVVGQAEDGAAMLACVDAHRPDVVLVDVQMPGVGGLEALRVLCARPDAPAAAVLTTFDLDDYVAEALRLGVQGFLLKDAEPDALVRAVLDLAAGGAVLDPRITARLLPRLAAGTARPRSSKLADLTPRELQVLRGLAAGDSNAAIGDRLGLAEATVKKYVSALLIKLGAENRVQAALLAQGWGLS